The sequence CGCTAAGGGTTGCGAGCGCGAGTGGCCTGCAAGGTAagtgtaatctgctttaatatcatgttgtttagcaatgttttttattatatgtgcgagttttaatatagtattacgctaatatcaatggacaggcaccatttattccaaaaatcttagacaaacaaaaacggtgtgagggagtgttacaacattttaaacacgcaaaattaaacacttattaagCAAAGTTCGGTGATTAAGAGCATTTATTGTGTACATTGCGAGTCGTCTTAATTAAATTGCCTcatgaagtcaaataaaaaagtcagtcatgagatgaaacttctgcagttctggcttttaaatcatgtttgcttgtgatttcataacgagagacttttaaacacaaacaccaagttaattctgtttttagaaattcaattcaagttaatttctgattttttattgatttatattttataaataaactttactatgtcatggaaaatgtcattttttagtaatatgagtaactgtattttgacttgtcacagtaaaatctagtataaagtaagctgattactatgaagttgttgttgttgttgttgttgttgttgttgttgttgttattattattattattataatgcttctttaatatttgtaattatttgtttttcctccacagatatttgagtgtggctgtgtaaaatgagcagtctagcaggtaggagttgcttaaacactttagactaaaacatttacactatgaccacatttgctggtttccctgtccatatgcagattgtccatgtgcattcacaagctggatgaagctttcgagtcacatcaaacacacagaatgaatattaaacaatatttatgcattatccatataactgctgttgacttaaagaaacattgaatataacacactgatactaaaatagttaaaataagtgaataaataattaaatttaaatgtgtaaataagtaaaaagctttaagctgtaaacctgtggctaattattttttatgttaatagatgttttttttcttctagttttaatacgtaaccatcaagcgtgattgtgtcctgaagaccTACCGCATTTGAAGAGTGtgtgcatctacctcaatgaagacttgTAAAGGAATATGTGGTAAGTGTGTAAACCCACCctcctttcataaatgtatttgtaaatctcacagtcacaggactgagtttgcaacacatctcagtattttctctcctttttctgcaggactgaaagtggctgaatctcaaaatgcacacacaacaGTGGAGATCTTTATCGTTTGGGCTGAGGATGCTGGTCCTGGGGACAGACCTACAGATGTTGGTGTAGAAGTTTTGCAGAACCTGCTGAGTGTCACATAGATTAGATGGACTTTTTGGGTTCATGTACACTTAAAAGgtttttttaaccagaaatgaaaacgtttaattatctgtgtcgtaccaaacattgatttgtcttcgaagtacaaattaagatacttcaggtgaaatctgagagctctcattctctatagacagcaatggtcccaacttgtttaaagtccagagAAATTgctaaaacatcctcaaaacagaccacatgcttttagttgtttaatcagaatattttaagctacaagaataattttgagtgcatctaaagcaaaaataacagcctttgagtttctttattctgttgaacaagatattttgaagaaagctgaatacctgtaaccattggtatataacctgtacttccatggtatgttttttacaggttttcagctttcttcaaaatatcttctgtgttcaacagaaaaaaaatcttagtttttatcttatttgttttgtcataactttgacatttttatatatatttattttgtattgtttaatgtttttaatactgttaatgttgctttcattaataaaagctttgtttaattagtttgaatggattgcatttttgagaacctgttgatcaaaaatgttgatatgtatatgtgtatttttgttgtttattaaatataattatgtttatatatataacaaacataatcattcattagctgaaattttgatgacttgtttatgcttgggctgtacttagacgtctattagattttcactgacagcccaaatttaacccttATTTAacctagaccaaatttcactgtctaatagacgtatatatgtagccgttgaaaaggcgtctaaatcacgtctagtctaatcttgggctatggttagacgtctattagattttcactgacagcccaaatttcaccgtctaatagacgtatatatgtagccatctaaacttgggctattttaaaaaaaataaaattaaagaaatacataaagaaataaaagtaaaaatgaggAATTAAGACAAAATGCTTCATATTAGCCTAAAGATCGTGTAGTTGAACATGACTAGATGACTTTTTTGGCAGATGAAGAATAGTCAGTACACATGTTTTATGCTTaaagtaaatatgtatttatttatttattttgcactttacgtgtgtttggctgtaaaagcgcacctacaggtgtttctctaaacaggcgcaggtcagattttctccaggtcatcatttatttcatttaaattcattttgtgTAAAAGAATACATTAGTTAGACCTGTCcagtagcggacattttaaaggtggggggacggctgtatgagatcatatgttcatataattattaatcacctgtttctaaatggtctgtctctataagtgagggggacggatcccccccggttgctacgcccctgactgAACCAGACTGTATTTTCATTGCTCTGCTTACTTCATAgtgttatttacacattttaaaatactattttattgtGATACCCATGAGTTGCTACTTTATGGTTAACAATACTGTTATGGTATGAGGAACTCACACTCAGACCTTATCACTCTGTTGAACTGGTGTTATCAGTGGTGATTTGAcactttttccatatttaaaaaaactgaattcaCAAGTACAAGAACAACAAATTCATGTAGAACTAAGAATAGATACTTTagctttaacccttgtgtggtgtTCATATTTATGTAACTCAGccattgtatatattttatcaaattaaaaaccccaaaaattgttgttattgtgtgtgtgtgtgtgtgtgtgtgtgtgtgtgtgtgtgtgtgtgtgtgtgtgtgtgtgtgtgttgaaataCTCAACAGATGCTTAATCCCTTCTAACTGCAAGCaatataaacagcattttatgGTTAATATCTACCATTTAACTTTGCTAgttcacatacagtatatgactTAAAGTTCTACTTGTTTTTTGTCCTATCAGACCCATTGAACAGACTGACTTTACATGCCAGCCCGTACATTACATGAGGGGAAGAGTTTTACTGTGGAACATATGTACTTTTTGCACTTTGCATCTTGGGCCTTTTTTTTGCATCTACAGACAAGGAggaaacaataacaataaaaatgcaaCTGCCAGAGTGCTTACTAAGTCAAGAAAATATGACCAACATCACCCTAATTTTATCCTCCTCACTGGTTGCCTGTTAAGTTAcatgttgattttaaaatattgcgtcttacctttaaagctttaaatatctagctcctgtttatctaaccaaccttctttCTCACTACCACCCAACTCACtctttaaaatctcaaaactcagaatagcaaagtctactaaaagaggtcgagccttctcatttatggctcctaaactctaaaatagccttcttgataatgtctgaggctcagacacactctctcagttcaaaactaaagacctatctttttagtaactTATACACACAACGAatcacataacggtatgatgcatgTACTCCATGCATGGACACACCactaatgcaccagacattttgtaaGAAATACTTACAGGCTTTTTACGTTTGTTTCTATGCTTGTTTATATAActcctattttcatttatagcgctttttcacattgacatttaatatctcttgttcaaatACATCATGAACaacagctatgctaattattttctttgttctgtaTTTCAACCTGGTGGTGCCCATCCCAAGGCTTCTAAAAAGTGTGCAGCGGCATTGATGGGAtacaagacctgtgaagagatgatgccaaccctcaagtacaacacatacacttaatacataaatacactttattaaacTTATACACATCGACGTAACCTATATGCTATAAAATGAAGGTTAACAATGCCTCTATATAATAACTCATATTTGATTGTAACATTAACTTAaattgattgtaatgcaataatgtccacattttgtaaattattttgaaaCAATATTTGCAACAAACTTACATGGAATTCAATTAAAACAATAAGGTACCCAGCACCTACAATTTTCACACTTACTTATACCTTGGGTCTAGTGGACCTAAACATCCACAATTGAAGTGTGTGGTCATTGAGAATGCGCTCTGATTTATCTTCATCATAGAAAATGAGCCAACGTCAATGAGTCTGAGATTGAAAATAATAATGACTGTAccaattttattgaaaaaaaaaaaaatgaaaacgggTCCCACAGACTTGACcaccatataaatataaaaactgtgtCCATGTCTTGCACAAATAAATACTATGTAGATTTAATACAAATGTTATTATAAATCAAAAAATCAACAGGTCATACTAAACAATCCAAAACAAAGGAAAAGAAATGGAAATCAGTTCACACTATTTCAGGAACCATCCAGAAACACATGAAGTCAACACAGACGCTATGttatatgaatttaaaacaaCCCTTTAAAATGGATAAGTTTGCAAATATCTCTTCCAGCAAACACAATCATATCGAAGCAACTAAAAGCAGTGACAGCAAGAAATACCtcgtttatgttattatttttcatatcaaACTGACTTACAAAATAAATTCTAAACCCTTGATAgggcacaaaacaaaaaaacataaccgACAGAAAAACGACATTCTTCATCTGTGCCCAGAACTCTTGACGATGATATATGGACTTCCCAAATGTCTTAAACACATAGAGCAGAAAATAAACCTGGAATGATGCCAGCACGCACCAAATCAGAATCACTAGTATGCAAATAATATAGTTAAATGTCTTCACAGCAGGAATCGTGATTTCATTATTGAAATGAAAGCAGTGAGTTGAATCGTTCTGCAAGGTGCCATAGTTTGCTAAAGTTGCGGGAAACACAGAGCCGAATATGACCAACCAGACTGTTGCGCTTGCAGTCAAGGCATGAAGAAGGCGATGAAACTCAAGCGTGTGCTGGAGCTCACAGTTCTCTAGAAAACGCACGATAAGAAGGATAGCATAGAAGATGAACGCAAGATACATGTGGGCATGGATCATAAGACtgacaattttgcagaaatctatGCCCAGAGCCCAGGTGCCTGAAGCGTAATAGTAAATTCGAAATGGTACCGTGAGGAGGAAAATTGCGTGGACTGCTATTAAGTTGATCACAGATACTTTGGTGAAAGAGAGACGACTTTGGACCTGTAGCATGCAGGACATCAGTAAAACATTCAGGGTTCCGGCGAGAAAGATGAATATGTATAAAACCAGAAGAGCAATTCTGAAGTCCTCCGGTAATCCAGTGGTGTTGTTCATGCTTGAAGATCTACATTGAATAAaaagacataaataaaaatatgtagcatGATATATTATGTAGTTAGTCATAGTTATAGTCTAGCAtgcatttaaacttttatttacagACGGCACCACTAAAATATAACTCAAATAGttaataaagtcatttttgtATATCTTAGTACTGTGTATAAAGTTAGTATGATATACTCTatattgtcaggcatatttagaacaagaacaatttgaatattaaaagactttatttaatgatcacagtgcagcccaaaaatatgaattaattgtaACTTTAAATATTCAGGCCTGTAGCtagggggttcgggtggttcgaaagacccaccccacACTGACAAACATCGAGAATTTGGCTCcaagctcatttgtcccatttttgacaatGTGCCATCAAATTGGGAAAATAATCGATAGAAGAAGGTTTTAAgactaatttagtttttaaatattcaagtggacaaattctgactgaggaaatgaactggccagtttgttatttgcctatagccaatggtttttaatttaatttgaacagattcgtttgttttttttttaatgatggatgataataaatttgtattttaaaaacaagcatattttcctattttttgttcagaatttttttatttaaaatttaaagctcattacattatttataaaactgtaataacttacagtttaaatgcacatttgtaaaaaacaaaaacttcacgGTAAAATATTATggtaaacactttttttgttgcattaaaaataaaaaaaaactaattttgttgccttaaaagcatATAGTTATGATCAATGTCCGACAAGCTAATCCTGCAAAAATTTGTGCTTATTAGGTAAcgaaaatgcaatatttaaactaaaatttaaaggaaaatgaggcgaataactgcaaagaGGTCCACTTTTAGAGACATAAAGAATCcaataggctggctacaggcctgatattTATACCCAATCCTTCAAAACAGTAGCTTTTACCTATTTGTCAGCAATACGCTTTCCCTCATTTCACatgtagtatttttttaatatgatcACCAccttttatgcatattttataaatatatataataaatataaaataataaatacaggcCAGAGTAAGTATAAATGTTATGCTAAAGGGTAATGGAACaataattcacacacatttaGATGTTTTCACAAAAGCTACTGTCtttatgtttatttagttatctACTTTCCTtagaaaatgaaaaactaaagttgacacttgcatttaaaatgcttttatactgtaaatataattgATACAGATTAATAAGTCTttgatatatatttgtaaatattaaaatatattacaaaacaaattcTAAGAaacgtgtatatgtatatatatatatatatatatatatatatatatatatatatatacatatatatatatatatatatatatatatatatagtgaaatatAATACAACTTATGcactttttacatttcttttagtaaaaatgcagtaaccattacaatgtaaaacattatatgtcataacaattagtcatgacagcttatgtttttagttcattgtaacttaataaactaagttcatcatgttctaacttaattttataaattatctAAGCAGTTTTAACAtaa is a genomic window of Danio aesculapii chromosome 2, fDanAes4.1, whole genome shotgun sequence containing:
- the LOC130234903 gene encoding probable G-protein coupled receptor 141, encoding MFVSVGSSSMNNTTGLPEDFRIALLVLYIFIFLAGTLNVLLMSCMLQVQSRLSFTKVSVINLIAVHAIFLLTVPFRIYYYASGTWALGIDFCKIVSLMIHAHMYLAFIFYAILLIVRFLENCELQHTLEFHRLLHALTASATVWLVIFGSVFPATLANYGTLQNDSTHCFHFNNEITIPAVKTFNYIICILVILIWCVLASFQVYFLLYVFKTFGKSIYHRQEFWAQMKNVVFLSVMFFCFVPYQGFRIYFVSQFDMKNNNINEVFLAVTAFSCFDMIVFAGRDICKLIHFKGLF